In a single window of the Niabella ginsenosidivorans genome:
- a CDS encoding DinB family protein yields MKSKSKFLEIVIPAFRMHTQNFNNVLEGISEADAVKRAEGRTNHIVWMTGNLVNCRYWLANILGIEDRDPNEALFKDAKALDENAVYPSLDVLKKEWHQISPKLFDRLLAISDEELLEACPFPMGVSFVEENKLNMVGMGIDRESYLFGQIGLMRRIFNYPGMKYNVDESIHY; encoded by the coding sequence ATGAAATCAAAAAGTAAATTCTTAGAGATTGTTATTCCCGCTTTCCGGATGCATACACAAAATTTTAATAACGTGCTGGAAGGCATTTCCGAAGCCGATGCCGTAAAAAGAGCGGAGGGCAGGACCAATCATATTGTCTGGATGACCGGAAACCTGGTAAACTGCCGCTACTGGCTGGCCAATATACTGGGCATCGAAGACAGGGACCCTAATGAGGCTCTGTTTAAAGATGCAAAAGCATTGGATGAAAATGCAGTTTATCCGTCGCTGGATGTGTTGAAAAAAGAGTGGCATCAGATCTCTCCAAAATTGTTTGACCGGTTACTGGCCATTTCAGATGAAGAATTACTGGAGGCCTGTCCGTTTCCCATGGGCGTATCCTTTGTGGAGGAAAACAAGCTGAATATGGTGGGTATGGGCATTGACCGGGAATCTTACCTTTTCGGACAGATCGGTTTAATGCGCCGGATATTCAATTACCCGGGTATGAAATATAATGTGGACGAGAGCATTCACTATTAA